One window from the genome of Vicugna pacos chromosome 21, VicPac4, whole genome shotgun sequence encodes:
- the C21H16orf74 gene encoding uncharacterized protein C16orf74 homolog isoform X2 codes for MGPRLLGKGLKMCVSSSGSHDEAPVLSDKHLDVPNIIITPPTPTGMMLPRDSRRAVWLDETGSCPEDGEIDPEA; via the exons ATGGGGCCCCGGCTGCTTGGAAAAG GCTTAAAAATGTGTGTCAGCAGCAGCGGCAGCCACGACGAGGCCCCCGTCCTGAGCGACAAGCACCTGGATGTACCTAACATCATCATCACCCCGCCAACGCCCACGGGCATGATGCTGCCCAGGGACTCCCGGAGGGCAG TGTGGCTGGATGAGACGGGGTCGTGCCCGGAGGATGGAGAAATAGACCCTGAGGCCTGA